From Companilactobacillus heilongjiangensis, one genomic window encodes:
- a CDS encoding ABC transporter permease codes for MLVQILILYVFAMTGLLNLGIKIVTYFGIALLVIWFGLSFWHKGQLKFEGIHLFDLWMLGLGAAMCQTLLKSPLVHYDNFSHWAVMVKFMTFTGHLPGAADKLISFTSYPPATALFITQFVHWTGFSDGTMLVAQFLLIWAAGYSIFAGLRDRSRALTSFALCFTLAISFVFNVAIRLNNLLVDYVLPIIMVAALIGIFVYRQRPLLLCVHTAIFIGALMLVKNSATFYVVMIGVYFFYILLTNSKGHWYTKLITIPIKLATSIGIGLLPFLWWEHHVKTTFPISKHQISAQAYSKQLNGENHQELLKIAHKFINQILSLNSLSTKGIILINVVLIGTWVYARLLKHQKNDLFGMTILLDIVFIAYYGSLFGMYILSMPYAEAIVLDGFERYMASMVIANLLIGSIALVRVLDRLQFEQNFQKRSTQSFKSASSKNIYQITTLVVGFFAITMMYSEITGTNFTNRMNHNMLPLQMSRIAKPWTHLNHKKVLIVDPEKVDVDDYYAGYVGRYYFFTDKAVGQENFMMTPEAFKKAVENYDYVAIPETHRTFTVLTQKVYHQHVVTGFFKITNHGLKRIH; via the coding sequence ATGCTGGTACAAATTTTAATTTTATACGTCTTCGCTATGACTGGTCTCCTCAACTTGGGGATTAAAATAGTCACTTACTTCGGAATTGCTTTGTTGGTAATCTGGTTTGGCTTGAGTTTCTGGCACAAAGGTCAGTTGAAATTTGAAGGTATTCATCTTTTTGACTTGTGGATGCTTGGTTTAGGTGCCGCTATGTGCCAAACATTACTCAAAAGTCCACTAGTTCACTATGACAATTTTTCACATTGGGCTGTTATGGTAAAGTTCATGACATTTACCGGCCATTTGCCTGGGGCAGCTGATAAATTAATTTCCTTTACCTCATATCCACCTGCTACAGCCTTATTCATTACCCAATTTGTCCACTGGACCGGATTTAGTGACGGAACTATGCTAGTAGCCCAATTTCTCTTAATCTGGGCAGCCGGTTATTCTATCTTTGCTGGCCTTCGGGACCGTTCCCGAGCTTTAACTAGTTTTGCACTCTGCTTCACCTTGGCAATCTCATTTGTCTTTAACGTTGCTATTAGACTAAATAATCTCTTAGTCGATTATGTTCTACCTATTATTATGGTCGCCGCATTGATCGGAATCTTTGTCTATCGTCAACGTCCCTTATTGCTTTGTGTTCATACAGCAATTTTTATCGGTGCACTAATGTTAGTGAAAAACTCTGCCACATTCTACGTTGTAATGATTGGCGTGTACTTTTTCTACATCCTATTAACTAACTCAAAAGGTCATTGGTATACAAAACTAATTACCATCCCCATAAAACTGGCAACTTCCATTGGCATCGGTCTCTTGCCATTTCTTTGGTGGGAGCATCACGTAAAAACAACTTTTCCTATCTCCAAACACCAAATCAGTGCACAAGCCTATTCCAAACAATTAAATGGTGAAAATCATCAGGAACTACTAAAAATTGCTCACAAATTCATCAATCAAATTTTGAGTTTAAATTCATTGTCTACTAAAGGAATTATATTAATCAATGTCGTTCTGATTGGAACATGGGTGTATGCACGACTTCTAAAACATCAAAAAAATGATCTCTTTGGAATGACTATACTTTTGGACATCGTATTTATTGCCTATTATGGAAGTTTATTCGGTATGTACATTCTCTCAATGCCATACGCTGAAGCTATTGTTCTTGATGGATTTGAAAGATATATGGCTAGTATGGTAATTGCCAACTTACTCATTGGGTCCATTGCCCTTGTTCGAGTACTGGATCGGCTGCAATTTGAACAGAACTTTCAAAAGAGAAGCACCCAATCATTTAAGAGCGCATCATCAAAGAATATCTATCAAATCACCACTTTGGTTGTCGGTTTCTTTGCCATAACCATGATGTACTCTGAAATCACCGGAACTAATTTTACAAACAGAATGAACCACAATATGTTGCCACTACAGATGAGTCGAATTGCTAAACCTTGGACTCACCTTAATCACAAAAAGGTTCTTATTGTCGATCCCGAGAAAGTCGACGTTGACGATTACTATGCGGGATATGTCGGCCGTTATTACTTCTTCACTGACAAGGCGGTCGGACAAGAGAACTTCATGATGACACCAGAAGCTTTTAAAAAAGCAGTTGAAAACTATGATTATGTGGCAATCCCTGAAACTCACAGAACATTCACTGTTCTAACGCAAAAAGTTTATCATCAACACGTGGTTACTGGATTCTTTAAAATCACCAATCAC
- a CDS encoding glycosyltransferase family 2 protein codes for MLSTKTKWNLKIPDYSKTQPLPDVDIIIVTHNEEVELLRKTVNAATYIDYPDKSKVHIVIADDGNRPEVMALAKKYHIGYSGMEDNKQAKSGNINHTLAKMHSPLFAIFDTDMIPFSGFLRNTVPFFTENFQQLKDDPDHTDPLGFVQTPQSFYNADIFQFNLFSEKIIPNEQDFFSRDINVLNGGNKRALFTGSNAVFLRSAVDEVGDFPTDTITEDFELGTELNMAGYVSLATKVPQSSGITPIDMKGVIKQRTRWARGVMQSCRNLHIFTNPHLSMINRIILINAYFYWWAFFRRMIYMIAPILYALFKIQVVNANFWILMVIWAPGYFLLHYVMGDTSGMGDAAKIRNERWGEVQETFFAPYLFIPVLLESIGIKAKKFKVTSKNVTYSLKDKLYILPYLILWTITLVAIIKFNYGKYGSEILVGSVITFWLLMHFINLSMCLFISMGRPVYRKNERFIRRVPGKVQGNDGKWHPMKTEDISEGGVAFATTDGADSDIKENDVVNLTVKHQDYNVQLSGKVVRISHRDKTTIYSTQVKVKAGESQNHYLQLVYDGANKTLPSVQDTWVTPFDELYMNLIVRVRTYERKLSHYFNRF; via the coding sequence ATGCTTTCAACTAAAACAAAATGGAATTTAAAGATTCCCGATTACAGTAAAACTCAACCATTGCCTGATGTCGATATCATTATCGTTACTCACAATGAGGAAGTCGAACTGCTACGTAAAACTGTCAATGCAGCAACATACATCGACTATCCCGATAAAAGCAAGGTTCATATCGTTATTGCCGATGATGGTAATCGTCCAGAGGTAATGGCGTTAGCTAAGAAGTATCACATTGGATATTCCGGTATGGAAGACAATAAGCAAGCTAAATCTGGAAACATCAACCATACTTTGGCCAAAATGCATTCCCCATTATTTGCAATTTTTGATACCGATATGATTCCATTTTCCGGATTCTTACGCAATACTGTTCCGTTTTTTACCGAAAACTTTCAGCAATTGAAAGATGATCCTGACCACACTGATCCTTTGGGTTTCGTTCAAACGCCACAAAGTTTCTATAACGCCGATATTTTTCAATTTAATTTATTCTCAGAAAAAATCATCCCTAACGAACAAGACTTTTTCTCACGAGATATTAATGTCCTCAATGGTGGTAATAAACGAGCTCTGTTCACCGGATCCAATGCAGTATTCTTACGCAGTGCTGTTGACGAGGTTGGCGATTTTCCCACTGATACAATCACTGAAGATTTCGAACTAGGAACTGAACTAAATATGGCCGGTTACGTCAGTCTGGCTACCAAGGTCCCACAGTCTAGTGGTATCACCCCAATTGATATGAAGGGTGTTATCAAACAACGGACTAGATGGGCACGTGGTGTTATGCAAAGTTGCCGTAATTTACATATCTTCACTAATCCACACTTATCAATGATAAATCGAATCATTTTAATTAATGCCTACTTCTATTGGTGGGCTTTCTTCAGACGAATGATTTATATGATTGCACCAATTCTATATGCACTCTTCAAAATCCAAGTTGTTAATGCTAACTTCTGGATCTTAATGGTTATTTGGGCTCCCGGTTACTTTCTCTTGCACTATGTTATGGGCGATACGTCAGGTATGGGTGACGCTGCCAAAATTCGGAATGAACGTTGGGGTGAAGTTCAAGAAACATTCTTTGCCCCCTATTTGTTTATTCCCGTGCTGCTTGAATCAATCGGAATTAAGGCTAAAAAATTCAAAGTCACTTCCAAAAATGTCACTTATTCACTGAAAGACAAACTCTATATTCTTCCATATTTGATTCTTTGGACTATCACATTAGTCGCAATTATCAAATTCAATTATGGTAAATATGGCTCAGAAATTTTGGTTGGTAGTGTTATTACTTTCTGGCTATTAATGCATTTTATCAATCTCAGCATGTGTCTATTTATTTCAATGGGACGTCCCGTTTATCGCAAAAATGAACGGTTTATTCGGCGAGTACCTGGCAAAGTTCAGGGCAATGATGGTAAATGGCATCCAATGAAAACTGAAGATATTTCTGAAGGTGGCGTTGCCTTCGCTACCACTGACGGAGCTGATAGTGACATTAAAGAAAATGACGTTGTGAACTTAACGGTAAAGCACCAGGATTACAACGTTCAGTTATCTGGCAAAGTCGTTCGAATCAGCCATCGTGATAAAACCACCATCTACAGTACACAAGTTAAGGTGAAAGCTGGTGAAAGCCAGAATCACTATCTACAACTGGTTTACGACGGTGCCAACAAAACGCTACCAAGTGTTCAAGATACTTGGGTAACACCATTTGACGAACTTTATATGAACTTAATTGTGCGTGTTAGAACCTATGAACGTAAATTAAGTCATTACTTTAATCGCTTTTAA
- a CDS encoding bifunctional glycosyltransferase family 2/GtrA family protein yields the protein MKIDIIIPALNPDEKLIELIKNITETVSLNNIVKQTIIVDDGSDVHHQDIFTKLNQSYPELVILHHPTNRGKGAALKTAFSYVQEHLSDLDGVATMDSDGQHTVSALQSCLDKFSLNPRRLVIGVRHFTNNIPFRSQFGNLLTSGLVRLLTHQNISDTQTGLRVIPIDYTATLIDFPGNRFEFEFDMLLQAKKYDIQVVEQPIPTIYLDGNSSSHFRVIRDSIAIYSRFLKFAASGLISFLIDISLFYLVLFFLRNHSLNSILIATITSRVLSSIANYAINHQVVFNRAGHQTLIKYALLFVAQMFASGYFTDLLTDLLPVTSGPIMPTIAKMIVDFILFMISYRIQSNFIFKEGPQHV from the coding sequence TTGAAAATTGACATCATAATTCCGGCACTCAATCCGGACGAAAAATTAATCGAATTAATCAAAAACATCACTGAAACTGTGTCCTTAAATAACATCGTCAAACAAACTATCATTGTGGATGATGGTAGTGACGTTCATCATCAAGATATTTTTACAAAGTTAAACCAAAGTTACCCTGAATTAGTCATACTGCACCATCCCACTAATCGAGGTAAAGGAGCAGCTTTAAAAACTGCCTTTTCTTATGTTCAAGAACACCTATCTGACTTAGATGGTGTAGCAACAATGGATTCCGATGGGCAACACACCGTATCCGCATTACAAAGTTGTCTGGATAAGTTTTCTTTAAATCCGCGTCGCTTAGTAATTGGGGTTCGGCATTTCACGAATAACATCCCATTTCGAAGCCAATTTGGAAATCTTTTAACTAGTGGATTAGTACGCTTATTAACACACCAAAATATTTCAGACACCCAAACTGGTCTACGGGTTATTCCTATCGATTACACTGCAACTCTAATTGATTTTCCGGGTAATCGTTTCGAATTCGAGTTTGATATGTTGCTACAGGCAAAAAAATATGACATCCAGGTTGTTGAACAACCTATTCCTACAATTTATTTAGACGGCAATTCCTCATCTCACTTTAGAGTAATTCGTGATTCAATCGCAATTTATTCACGTTTTCTAAAATTTGCTGCCAGCGGGCTAATATCTTTTCTAATCGATATTAGTCTATTTTATCTTGTCCTCTTTTTCCTGCGAAATCATAGTTTAAACAGTATTCTGATTGCAACAATAACCTCTCGAGTCCTATCCTCTATTGCCAATTATGCAATTAATCATCAAGTGGTCTTCAATCGTGCTGGACATCAAACCTTGATCAAGTATGCCCTTCTTTTTGTTGCACAGATGTTTGCCTCAGGATACTTCACTGATTTGCTAACAGACCTTTTGCCTGTTACAAGTGGCCCGATTATGCCGACAATTGCCAAAATGATTGTTGATTTCATTCTCTTTATGATCAGCTATCGTATTCAGAGCAATTTCATCTTTAAAGAAGGTCCACAACATGTCTAA
- a CDS encoding glycerophosphodiester phosphodiesterase — translation MKKIKIASILLLLTVLTMPLVATTALAAAAPKAKNLTSITQSVNHAAPDSPIIFSHRGSPYNNPDHSFSGYNQAIKDGTQYIEQDVWLSKDNKLYVSHDDNLKKSTGHNVTISTSTSSKINKVKLHNGERIHQLKDVFKRYGKKVHYIIETKKNAGDNTDTEKALIKEIKRHKMANNIIMQDESLPGIEAVHKALKSVPTLWLLDSVTERQYSEQIENAPRYIKFISIRLDQWTPKLVKLAHKNGFKTNGWILNTYNDNYTALNTLKLDSVFTNNTKETSKLINRWK, via the coding sequence ATGAAGAAAATAAAAATTGCATCAATTCTATTGCTTTTGACAGTTTTGACAATGCCACTGGTAGCTACTACTGCTCTGGCAGCTGCCGCTCCCAAGGCTAAAAATCTTACTTCCATAACACAAAGCGTCAACCACGCGGCACCAGACTCACCGATAATTTTTTCACATCGAGGCAGCCCTTATAACAATCCGGATCATTCATTTAGCGGCTACAATCAAGCTATTAAAGATGGGACTCAATATATCGAACAAGATGTTTGGTTAAGCAAGGATAATAAATTGTACGTTTCTCACGATGACAATCTCAAAAAGTCGACCGGTCACAACGTAACTATTTCAACATCTACTTCAAGTAAAATTAATAAAGTTAAACTACATAATGGTGAAAGAATTCATCAATTAAAAGATGTTTTCAAACGTTATGGTAAAAAAGTTCACTATATTATAGAAACTAAAAAGAATGCTGGCGACAATACCGACACCGAAAAAGCTCTCATTAAAGAAATAAAACGTCATAAGATGGCCAATAATATCATCATGCAAGATGAAAGCTTACCCGGTATCGAGGCAGTCCACAAAGCTTTGAAAAGTGTCCCTACACTCTGGCTACTAGACTCCGTAACTGAGCGCCAATACAGCGAACAGATTGAAAATGCCCCACGTTACATCAAGTTTATTTCAATCAGATTGGATCAATGGACTCCTAAGTTAGTTAAACTAGCTCATAAAAATGGTTTCAAAACTAATGGCTGGATTCTCAACACATATAATGATAATTACACTGCCTTAAACACTTTGAAATTGGACAGTGTCTTCACAAACAATACCAAGGAAACATCGAAATTGATTAATCGTTGGAAATAA
- a CDS encoding DMT family transporter: MNWIYLITAGLFEVVWATTMKLSHGFTKLNYTIMTIVGLALSMGLLALAVKKMPMSLAYPIWTGVGAVGSIIAGVFLFGDKLSPLTWGFVALLLISIIGIKFTSGS; this comes from the coding sequence ATGAATTGGATCTATTTAATTACTGCTGGACTATTTGAAGTTGTTTGGGCTACCACTATGAAACTCAGTCATGGCTTCACCAAACTCAACTACACAATTATGACAATCGTTGGTCTCGCTTTAAGCATGGGCTTGTTGGCCTTAGCTGTTAAGAAAATGCCAATGAGTTTAGCTTACCCAATTTGGACTGGTGTCGGAGCTGTTGGTTCCATCATCGCGGGGGTATTTCTCTTTGGTGATAAATTATCTCCACTGACTTGGGGATTCGTTGCTTTATTATTAATCAGCATCATTGGTATCAAATTCACCTCAGGCAGTTAA
- a CDS encoding GNAT family N-acetyltransferase, which translates to MIRKMRPTEVDVVGDIWLNGNLEAHDFIDKDYWINHLDEVKEQFKQADIYVYDSQGIQGFAGLTDNYIAGIFVKKEARNQGVGKQLLDYLKQRYDKLTLDVYAKNKSAFKFYQNNDFRISVESIDEDSNEKDYQMVWSKG; encoded by the coding sequence ATGATTAGGAAAATGCGTCCAACTGAAGTAGATGTAGTTGGCGACATATGGCTCAATGGAAATTTAGAAGCACATGATTTTATTGATAAAGATTATTGGATAAATCATTTAGATGAAGTTAAAGAACAATTCAAGCAAGCAGATATTTATGTGTATGATAGCCAAGGTATTCAGGGGTTTGCTGGCTTAACGGATAATTATATTGCGGGAATTTTTGTTAAGAAGGAAGCTCGTAATCAGGGTGTTGGGAAACAGTTGTTGGATTATCTCAAGCAACGTTATGACAAATTGACTCTAGATGTTTATGCTAAAAATAAAAGTGCTTTTAAATTTTATCAAAATAACGATTTTCGTATTTCTGTAGAAAGTATTGATGAAGATAGTAACGAGAAAGATTATCAAATGGTTTGGAGCAAGGGGTGA
- a CDS encoding DUF3923 family protein: protein MKVWHGINLMWFVLFAMGAIFILMRKVDGAGAVQTPKVKTLSLLVLGAFYIFIWLCQLITLRFIRRHK, encoded by the coding sequence ATGAAAGTTTGGCACGGAATTAATTTGATGTGGTTCGTTTTGTTTGCGATGGGTGCAATTTTTATTTTGATGAGAAAAGTTGATGGTGCAGGGGCTGTGCAGACGCCTAAGGTTAAAACATTGTCATTGTTAGTTTTGGGTGCTTTCTATATTTTCATCTGGCTGTGTCAGTTGATTACATTGAGATTTATAAGGAGACATAAATAA
- a CDS encoding MFS transporter has protein sequence MGKNKKSIYILVFSNFLICLGIGLVIPVTPFIKNEYHFTTSQMGVMTSLFAFAQFVASPIVGKMSDKIGRKPVIVFGLFTYMISEFIFAVATTLPIFNISRIIGGLSDAMVIPTSMALGSDLTTLKDRAKVIGWLSAAFSGGLILGPGLGGILAGISYKTPFWVAGVLSITSAIFTQIFLKENKEVIELEEAEAEKKAAEKGTIRSILTLPMVMLFGMILVSSFGLQGFESIYSIYVNQVFNFGLSTIALVLTLNGIISLILQVAAFNWIISKIGEMRLISIAFLLSAICVFWITQAHSHIEVIVATLVIFSSFDLLRPAITTLLTKSSRSNQGLINGMNMSLTSVGNVIGPLMSGALMDWNTHYPYLVVTVILALSYLLTFIVRKHPLVQAE, from the coding sequence ATGGGGAAAAATAAAAAATCGATTTATATTCTAGTATTTAGTAACTTTTTAATCTGTTTGGGAATTGGCTTGGTTATTCCGGTCACACCATTCATCAAGAATGAATATCATTTCACCACTTCACAGATGGGTGTCATGACTTCACTCTTCGCCTTTGCACAATTTGTCGCATCGCCAATTGTTGGTAAGATGTCCGATAAAATTGGTCGTAAACCGGTTATTGTTTTCGGACTTTTCACGTACATGATCTCCGAATTCATCTTCGCCGTGGCAACGACTTTACCAATCTTTAATATCTCCCGTATCATCGGTGGATTATCAGATGCCATGGTTATTCCTACTTCGATGGCCTTAGGATCAGATCTAACAACTTTAAAAGATCGTGCTAAAGTTATTGGCTGGCTATCTGCCGCCTTTAGTGGTGGATTAATCTTGGGACCAGGACTTGGTGGTATTCTAGCTGGTATCAGTTATAAGACGCCATTCTGGGTTGCTGGTGTCCTCAGTATCACCAGTGCCATCTTCACGCAGATCTTCTTGAAGGAAAACAAAGAAGTTATCGAACTCGAGGAAGCAGAAGCTGAAAAGAAAGCTGCTGAAAAAGGAACGATTCGTTCAATTTTGACATTACCAATGGTCATGCTTTTCGGAATGATTTTGGTATCATCCTTCGGACTGCAAGGATTCGAAAGTATTTATAGTATTTACGTTAACCAAGTCTTCAATTTTGGCTTGAGTACCATCGCCTTAGTTTTGACATTAAACGGAATTATTTCGTTAATCTTACAAGTGGCAGCGTTCAACTGGATCATTAGTAAGATTGGTGAAATGCGTTTAATCAGTATTGCATTCTTGCTAAGTGCCATCTGTGTATTCTGGATTACCCAAGCACATTCACACATTGAAGTTATCGTTGCAACGTTGGTCATCTTCTCGTCATTTGACTTGTTGAGACCAGCAATTACAACGTTGTTGACTAAATCAAGCAGATCCAACCAGGGTTTGATCAACGGAATGAATATGTCACTAACTAGTGTCGGTAATGTTATCGGACCATTGATGTCAGGGGCATTGATGGATTGGAATACACATTATCCATACTTGGTTGTTACAGTTATTTTAGCGTTATCATACTTGTTAACATTTATTGTTAGAAAGCATCCACTTGTTCAAGCTGAGTAG
- a CDS encoding GNAT family N-acetyltransferase, which produces MDFRSGLNSDKPQIINLLADSFKEYITTKNMFQQEFRSSAKFDKLIRKYFALEVNVFMKKGLVYVGADGKGTPRAVALIEFNQGRQISFWDYLSMDGLKILPEILKSGFNGFNAFDIFKFEDLFDKVKGKKKCVVEYLAVDKSLRGQGIGSKMLNNHISPYVKRIGYRNIILETNTKKNVTFYKKNNFSVRSVKKVNLSHGDVKDWVLSKAI; this is translated from the coding sequence TTGGATTTTAGGAGCGGGTTAAATAGTGATAAACCCCAGATAATAAATTTACTAGCAGATTCATTTAAAGAATACATAACTACTAAGAACATGTTCCAACAAGAATTTCGTTCAAGTGCTAAATTCGACAAGTTAATTAGAAAGTACTTTGCGCTGGAAGTTAATGTATTTATGAAAAAAGGTTTGGTTTATGTTGGAGCTGACGGAAAGGGAACGCCTAGAGCTGTTGCTCTAATTGAATTTAATCAAGGAAGACAGATCAGTTTTTGGGACTATCTATCAATGGATGGTTTGAAGATATTGCCTGAAATCCTAAAGAGTGGATTCAATGGTTTCAATGCATTCGATATCTTTAAGTTCGAAGATCTTTTCGATAAAGTTAAGGGTAAGAAGAAATGTGTCGTTGAATATCTAGCGGTCGATAAATCCTTGCGTGGTCAAGGTATCGGAAGCAAGATGTTGAATAATCACATTAGTCCTTACGTTAAAAGAATTGGTTATCGAAATATTATTTTGGAAACTAATACTAAAAAGAATGTTACGTTTTATAAAAAGAATAATTTCTCAGTGCGCTCAGTTAAGAAAGTTAATTTGAGTCATGGGGATGTAAAAGATTGGGTCTTGTCTAAGGCCATTTAA
- a CDS encoding isopeptide-forming domain-containing fimbrial protein: protein MNIKNNLKLFLISLFFIPLAFICFSNTVSAAAVGPYEFNDGITNWTSSAYNKVGELPIDGKNLELGYAFGLAQNTSGKVTTGGDYTVASDSISTGINSQYSKMNVFLNNNGDYISSVFQGGYTNSSTNRENVSPTSPNFMIAPSTATSLNGITSTAFSILGNPGSLNGTGNTGLANKAYYYGTDSNGNPAYKITGHFTRSNNSGYKNGTYDMDIEILLRPSPTNSAIIQREMYVKNTASSPAEFITLFGEDTKLGDSNGGNDMVPVYDLGDKKGLYIGDTYAGKDFRLMVTNQTPDGFNSYNGQVRSDNWATGLTNGKVTGTGAETNNNPQGTKLTGAVDTAYILKWNSTTLAPDETAHFGSTIGVTAKPYSIPTPTKTYTNETRTDGTNKVGDKLKFSLKMINNGYGAQWRYDKLVDELPAGLHVDPSTLKLIDNYGATQILDPSDYDSSTNTITIPPALSLTDEQYATVTFEAQITNAALSSSGGENTITNKANFTGLDVGNHETTQKTFHASVDIKVEPPAYNYSFTKLIKKHGDTDYTTSVNAKSGDIVDYQILYTVNSASKDTLQAGAVIDDDLPDGLELDTYSIKIWGPGDDDNGGYSQSHINTGTIHDVGKGQRVKIEFSAKVTAATAGKITNTAYITNVNTTGNQSFPKQFSTGADINIQNVNAITSYPTNINFGSTNMYGKDKTLNNVSTTGELIVTHPDNNPYNVTVSYDNDNSETQMKTSSGQTLPANTSGLLFIRQRTDKDSDPGTWKALTPTGTTIQSSNFTNYDSAVNLTSYVGAGDWQIRLSANTLPGAYNGTLTWGLTESV, encoded by the coding sequence ATGAATATTAAAAATAATTTGAAATTATTTTTAATTAGTTTGTTTTTCATACCATTAGCCTTTATTTGCTTTAGTAATACTGTTTCAGCAGCAGCTGTTGGTCCATACGAATTTAACGACGGCATTACTAATTGGACTAGCTCTGCCTACAATAAAGTCGGTGAATTACCTATTGATGGAAAAAATTTGGAATTAGGCTATGCCTTTGGTCTGGCTCAAAATACAAGCGGTAAAGTGACTACCGGAGGAGATTACACTGTAGCAAGTGATTCCATTTCAACAGGTATCAATTCCCAATATTCCAAAATGAATGTTTTTTTGAACAATAATGGAGATTATATTAGTTCAGTCTTCCAAGGTGGTTACACCAATTCATCAACAAATAGGGAAAATGTTTCTCCCACATCACCTAATTTTATGATTGCACCTAGTACCGCAACATCTTTAAACGGAATAACCTCAACAGCCTTTTCAATTTTAGGAAATCCTGGCTCTTTAAACGGTACCGGCAATACCGGATTGGCTAATAAGGCTTACTACTACGGAACAGATTCAAATGGTAATCCTGCATACAAAATCACTGGACATTTCACCAGATCCAATAATAGTGGATATAAAAATGGAACCTATGATATGGATATTGAAATACTTTTAAGACCATCACCAACTAATTCTGCAATTATTCAGCGGGAGATGTACGTTAAAAATACTGCCTCCAGTCCTGCGGAATTTATCACTTTGTTTGGTGAAGATACCAAATTGGGTGACAGTAATGGTGGTAATGATATGGTCCCCGTTTATGATTTAGGCGACAAAAAAGGACTTTATATCGGTGATACATATGCAGGTAAAGACTTTCGATTGATGGTAACTAATCAAACACCAGATGGTTTTAATTCATATAATGGACAAGTAAGATCAGACAATTGGGCCACTGGATTAACTAATGGAAAAGTAACCGGTACCGGTGCTGAAACTAATAATAATCCCCAAGGAACAAAGTTGACTGGAGCTGTTGATACCGCATATATTCTAAAATGGAATTCTACAACTTTGGCTCCAGATGAAACAGCTCACTTCGGTTCTACTATCGGTGTCACAGCTAAACCTTACTCAATTCCTACTCCAACGAAAACATACACTAATGAAACTAGAACCGACGGTACTAATAAAGTCGGTGACAAATTAAAATTTAGTTTAAAAATGATCAACAATGGTTATGGAGCACAATGGCGATATGATAAATTGGTCGATGAATTACCTGCTGGACTCCACGTTGATCCCAGTACTTTAAAACTAATTGACAATTATGGTGCAACGCAAATTCTCGATCCAAGTGATTATGACTCTTCCACTAACACCATCACAATCCCACCAGCCTTGTCATTAACTGATGAGCAATACGCTACAGTAACTTTTGAAGCTCAAATAACTAACGCTGCTCTATCAAGTTCTGGAGGTGAAAATACTATCACTAACAAAGCTAACTTCACAGGTCTAGATGTCGGGAACCATGAAACTACGCAGAAAACTTTCCACGCATCAGTTGATATTAAAGTTGAACCACCTGCTTACAACTATTCTTTTACCAAATTAATCAAGAAACATGGCGATACTGATTATACAACCAGTGTCAATGCTAAAAGTGGTGACATCGTTGATTACCAAATTCTCTACACAGTTAATAGTGCTAGTAAGGATACACTCCAAGCTGGTGCTGTAATCGATGATGATTTGCCCGACGGTTTGGAACTAGACACATATTCTATCAAAATTTGGGGTCCTGGAGATGATGATAATGGTGGCTACTCTCAATCCCACATTAACACTGGTACTATTCATGATGTTGGAAAAGGCCAACGTGTAAAAATCGAATTCAGTGCCAAAGTCACTGCTGCAACCGCTGGAAAAATAACCAACACAGCTTATATCACCAACGTCAACACCACCGGAAATCAAAGTTTTCCTAAACAATTTTCAACTGGTGCTGACATAAATATTCAAAACGTCAATGCAATTACTAGTTATCCAACCAATATCAACTTTGGTTCAACAAACATGTATGGCAAAGATAAAACTTTGAACAATGTCAGCACAACTGGTGAACTAATCGTTACTCACCCGGACAATAATCCTTATAATGTCACGGTTTCCTACGACAACGATAATTCGGAAACACAAATGAAAACTAGTTCTGGTCAAACACTACCTGCTAATACCTCAGGCCTACTCTTTATCAGACAAAGAACTGACAAGGACTCAGATCCCGGTACATGGAAGGCCTTAACTCCCACAGGTACGACTATTCAAAGTTCAAACTTCACTAATTACGACAGTGCCGTCAATTTAACTAGTTACGTCGGTGCAGGTGATTGGCAAATTAGGTTATCTGCAAATACGTTACCAGGAGCTTACAACGGAACTTTAACTTGGGGATTAACTGAATCTGTTTAA